A single region of the Pontimicrobium sp. SW4 genome encodes:
- a CDS encoding SulP family inorganic anion transporter, protein MSPKKNILIGFLKSMPKNIFSGFVVSLIALPLGLGLAMASDAPPIAGIIAAIVGGLLVSILGGSHVTISGPGNGLVGVLLVAISTLGLESAYAAIIFSGILMILLGFLRLGKLADFFPSSAIQGMLAAIGLIILGKQFHIMLAHKIDRADTIDYLLEIPYTINDAIHYTNTGLIYAAIIGVFSLCIMLFYPKIRNKYLQLIPAPMWIVILSIGFSYYFELVAHEANPIDKNYMISGIPNISTIISEIPIIDFSKIGTSAFWASVVALTLIASIESLLSIKAVDKLDPQKRRSNVNRDLKALGLASVGSGFLGGLNVVTVIARSSVNVNNGGSNRSSNFFHALFLVIFIVLFSTELKRIPLPALMAILVFTGYKLASPKTIKNIFSIGKEQLIIFFVTLFVTLKVGLITGISSGVAVTFIIHIIMNKGVSLFARNVLKPNVLMFKEDEGGNYYVSVKHFCSFLNFYRLKEKLDAIPEDQDVVVDFSLCQFVDHTVMENLNDYQELFTKRDGHFEVIGLDMHDTDSKHPFAMRRLLPVPNLIKNSLTKRQSAIESFAKDYGLNYNADKQRETHFLDYFLFFRTKKINHIYNKLSEKNLAIKLFDIEFSEGEFIAKEVVRSTMLHIQLDKNIPEFTLDREGFLEKVYAFAGFKDIPIQDHSDFSKRFYLLGEDVEAIKTFFNDDITHFFESNPYYHIESNGNAILVFGKERLASIKEIKALFDFGKRLKDVIS, encoded by the coding sequence ATGAGTCCAAAGAAAAATATTCTGATAGGTTTTTTAAAATCTATGCCAAAAAACATTTTTTCTGGTTTTGTGGTAAGTCTTATTGCTTTACCATTAGGTCTTGGACTAGCCATGGCAAGTGATGCTCCTCCTATTGCTGGAATCATCGCTGCAATAGTTGGAGGCCTATTGGTTTCAATTTTAGGCGGAAGTCATGTAACCATTTCTGGGCCTGGTAATGGGTTGGTTGGTGTTTTATTGGTTGCAATATCAACGTTGGGATTGGAAAGTGCTTATGCTGCAATTATCTTTTCTGGAATCTTAATGATTCTTTTGGGGTTTCTTCGTTTAGGTAAACTGGCTGATTTCTTTCCCTCTTCTGCAATTCAAGGTATGCTTGCTGCTATTGGTTTGATTATTCTGGGCAAACAATTTCATATTATGTTAGCTCATAAAATAGATAGAGCCGATACAATCGATTACTTATTGGAAATTCCTTACACAATTAATGATGCTATTCACTATACAAATACAGGGTTGATTTATGCAGCAATCATAGGTGTTTTTAGTTTGTGTATCATGCTGTTCTATCCTAAAATTAGAAATAAATACCTGCAATTGATACCTGCGCCTATGTGGATTGTTATTTTATCTATTGGTTTTAGTTATTATTTTGAGTTAGTAGCGCATGAGGCTAACCCAATAGATAAAAATTACATGATTTCAGGAATACCAAATATCAGCACTATTATTTCTGAAATACCGATTATTGATTTTAGCAAAATTGGAACATCTGCTTTCTGGGCAAGTGTCGTTGCTTTAACTCTTATTGCTAGTATAGAGTCGTTGTTAAGCATAAAAGCGGTTGATAAGCTCGACCCTCAAAAAAGACGCTCTAATGTTAATAGAGATTTAAAGGCGCTTGGATTAGCTTCAGTTGGTAGTGGTTTCTTGGGAGGGTTAAATGTTGTAACGGTTATAGCAAGAAGTTCTGTTAATGTAAACAATGGAGGAAGTAATCGTTCGTCAAATTTTTTCCATGCACTTTTTTTAGTCATTTTCATAGTGCTTTTTAGTACTGAATTAAAACGAATTCCGTTGCCAGCGTTAATGGCAATACTTGTGTTTACTGGCTACAAACTAGCCTCTCCTAAAACCATCAAAAATATATTTTCGATAGGTAAAGAACAGCTTATTATATTTTTTGTAACGCTATTTGTAACGCTAAAGGTTGGTTTAATTACTGGAATCTCTTCTGGTGTTGCTGTAACATTTATTATTCATATAATTATGAATAAAGGAGTGTCATTATTTGCTAGAAATGTTTTAAAGCCAAATGTTCTTATGTTTAAAGAAGATGAAGGCGGCAATTATTATGTGAGTGTTAAACACTTTTGTAGTTTCTTGAATTTTTATAGACTAAAGGAAAAGTTAGATGCTATTCCAGAAGACCAAGATGTTGTGGTAGATTTTTCTTTATGCCAATTTGTTGACCATACTGTGATGGAGAATCTTAATGATTATCAAGAATTATTTACTAAAAGGGATGGTCATTTTGAGGTAATTGGTTTAGATATGCACGATACCGATTCAAAACACCCTTTTGCCATGAGGCGTTTGTTACCTGTTCCTAATTTAATCAAGAATAGTTTAACTAAACGACAATCTGCAATAGAAAGTTTTGCTAAGGATTATGGGTTGAATTATAATGCTGACAAACAAAGGGAAACGCATTTTTTAGATTATTTTTTATTTTTTAGAACCAAAAAAATTAATCACATCTACAATAAACTATCTGAAAAAAATCTAGCAATAAAACTGTTTGATATTGAGTTTTCTGAAGGGGAGTTTATTGCAAAAGAAGTTGTGCGTTCAACTATGCTACATATTCAATTAGATAAAAACATTCCTGAATTTACCTTAGATAGAGAAGGGTTTTTAGAAAAAGTATATGCATTTGCGGGATTCAAGGATATTCCTATTCAAGACCATAGTGATTTTTCTAAACGTTTTTATCTTCTTGGTGAGGATGTTGAGGCTATAAAAACATTTTTTAATGACGACATTACTCATTTCTTCGAGAGTAATCCATATTATCATATTGAAAGTAACGGAAATGCAATTTTAGTGTTTGGTAAAGAGCGGTTAGCTAGCATAAAAGAGATAAAAGCACTATTTGATTTTGGGAAGCGCCTAAAAGACGTTATCTCTTAA
- a CDS encoding universal stress protein: protein MSLKPFKKIGIGVTFSPNLKANIHEASRLALRLKSNLALIHVGEQSTDKDAKFNAILEPFVKKGLVFEIIFKPGNPVDVILSITNEKNIDLLILGALQRENFLKYYVGSIARKITRKAQCSVLLLINPSVEHIACQHIVVNGLKDPKTTQTINTAFYVAHQLNSERITIVEEINQDEIAIKVDDDKSLRKTNILKERIRQREASRINEIIKTIDSEYTKNISIKSQPIFGKQGYSIGHYAQIMRADLLVMNASSKMTFWDRLFPHDIEHILTELPTDVLIIQ from the coding sequence TTGTCTCTAAAACCATTTAAAAAAATAGGAATTGGTGTTACCTTTTCCCCAAATCTCAAAGCCAATATTCATGAAGCCTCAAGGCTAGCATTAAGATTAAAGTCTAATTTAGCATTGATACATGTTGGAGAACAATCAACTGACAAGGATGCCAAGTTTAATGCTATATTAGAGCCTTTTGTAAAAAAAGGGCTTGTTTTTGAGATAATTTTTAAGCCAGGAAACCCTGTTGATGTCATTTTATCTATCACTAATGAAAAAAATATAGATTTATTGATTCTTGGAGCGCTTCAGCGAGAGAACTTTTTAAAATACTATGTTGGGTCAATCGCTAGAAAAATTACTAGAAAGGCACAATGTTCTGTTTTGTTACTAATCAACCCTTCTGTTGAGCATATAGCTTGTCAGCATATAGTTGTAAATGGATTAAAAGACCCAAAGACTACTCAAACTATTAATACAGCTTTTTATGTTGCTCATCAACTTAATTCTGAACGTATTACAATTGTAGAAGAAATTAATCAGGATGAAATAGCTATTAAAGTTGATGACGATAAGTCCTTAAGAAAAACTAATATTTTAAAAGAACGGATTAGACAACGAGAAGCTTCAAGAATAAATGAAATTATTAAAACCATTGATAGTGAATACACCAAAAACATATCTATAAAGTCTCAGCCAATTTTTGGAAAGCAAGGATACTCAATAGGTCATTATGCTCAAATAATGCGAGCTGATTTATTGGTGATGAATGCATCTTCAAAAATGACGTTTTGGGATAGATTATTTCCTCATGATATAGAACATATTTTAACCGAATTACCAACTGATGTATTAATCATTCAATGA
- a CDS encoding cation:proton antiporter: MLELAGIIILGILAQWVAWRFKIPAILPLILIGLLVGPIAAEFLSEDGAKWIEPIWNGEKGLFPGEGLYYFVSLAISIILFEGGLTLKRSEIRNVGPVITKLITLGSAVTFFAAGILAHFVFDLSWEISFLFSGLIIVTGPTVITPILRNIPLKKDVSAVLKWEGILIDPIGALVAVLVFEFISVGGDSGFTKTALMEFGKIILFGTTFGFTFAHALAFAINKKLIPHYLLNVVSLSTVLLVFVESEIFAHESGLLAVVVMGMVLGNGKLENLKELLYFKESLSVLLISILFILLAANINIEDLELLYSWKTGILFAAVVFVVRPLAVFLSTYNSNLKLNEKLFISWVGPRGIVAAGIASLFGSKLIKEGVEGAEYITPLVFMIVLGTVLLNATTARLFARIVGVFLTKSEGILIIGASKVSRLLGHYLENNGRHVVLIDSNQTNIKKAKDLGLEAFDTNIYSETLTDNIELNDVGYLMALTGNSDINKYAIDKFGKQFGENGSFRLVTKDEMLDDQNNPKEGLFSQTDDYNTLSEVTQKFPSIQEINLKDEAHYLELIEITNNDKDIIPLFVKDHTGELHIISSFNKEVKDVDEGSKLVYLGKPFDVETTK; this comes from the coding sequence ATGTTAGAACTAGCAGGAATCATTATTTTAGGAATTTTAGCTCAATGGGTTGCATGGCGTTTTAAAATTCCTGCAATTTTACCATTAATTTTAATTGGCTTATTAGTAGGCCCAATTGCAGCAGAATTTTTAAGTGAAGATGGAGCAAAATGGATAGAACCAATATGGAATGGAGAAAAAGGACTTTTTCCCGGAGAAGGATTATACTATTTTGTGTCGTTAGCCATAAGCATTATTTTATTTGAAGGAGGCTTAACATTAAAGCGTTCTGAAATAAGAAATGTTGGACCAGTAATTACCAAGTTAATTACTCTAGGATCTGCTGTTACATTTTTTGCCGCAGGTATTTTAGCACATTTCGTTTTTGATTTAAGTTGGGAAATTTCATTTTTATTTTCTGGGCTGATTATTGTAACTGGCCCAACAGTTATTACACCTATCTTGAGAAACATTCCCCTTAAAAAAGACGTGTCTGCGGTTTTGAAGTGGGAAGGCATTCTTATTGACCCTATTGGTGCATTGGTAGCTGTATTAGTTTTTGAGTTTATAAGTGTAGGAGGCGATAGTGGTTTTACAAAAACAGCACTTATGGAGTTTGGAAAGATTATACTTTTTGGAACTACATTCGGATTCACTTTTGCTCACGCCTTGGCATTTGCAATAAACAAAAAGTTAATACCTCACTATTTACTTAACGTGGTGTCGCTTTCAACAGTTTTACTGGTGTTTGTAGAGTCTGAAATATTTGCTCACGAATCAGGGCTACTAGCGGTTGTTGTCATGGGAATGGTACTCGGTAATGGAAAACTTGAAAACTTGAAAGAACTTTTGTATTTCAAAGAATCACTAAGTGTATTGTTAATATCCATACTATTTATTTTATTGGCTGCTAATATAAATATTGAAGATTTAGAGCTACTATATAGCTGGAAAACAGGTATATTATTTGCCGCAGTAGTATTTGTAGTCAGGCCTTTAGCAGTATTTTTAAGCACTTACAACTCAAATCTTAAGCTCAATGAAAAACTATTTATTAGCTGGGTTGGACCACGAGGAATTGTTGCCGCAGGTATTGCGTCTCTTTTTGGTAGTAAGTTGATAAAAGAAGGTGTTGAAGGCGCAGAATACATAACGCCTTTGGTTTTTATGATAGTGCTTGGAACCGTTTTATTAAATGCTACCACAGCACGTTTATTTGCCAGAATAGTGGGTGTGTTTTTAACAAAATCAGAAGGCATTTTAATTATTGGTGCTTCAAAAGTGTCAAGGTTGTTAGGGCATTATTTAGAAAACAACGGAAGACACGTTGTGTTAATAGATAGTAATCAAACCAATATTAAAAAAGCTAAAGATCTTGGGCTAGAGGCTTTTGATACTAATATTTATTCTGAAACACTGACAGATAATATTGAATTGAACGATGTTGGGTATTTAATGGCTTTAACGGGAAATTCAGACATTAACAAATATGCTATTGATAAATTTGGGAAACAGTTTGGAGAAAATGGTTCATTTAGACTCGTTACAAAAGATGAAATGTTAGACGATCAGAACAACCCAAAAGAAGGACTATTTAGTCAAACAGATGATTATAACACACTTTCTGAGGTAACCCAAAAATTTCCTTCGATTCAAGAAATTAATCTAAAAGATGAAGCCCATTATCTTGAACTTATTGAAATAACCAATAATGATAAAGACATCATTCCTTTATTTGTAAAAGACCATACAGGCGAGTTGCATATCATATCATCTTTTAACAAAGAGGTTAAAGATGTAGATGAAGGAAGTAAGCTAGTGTATTTAGGGAAACCGTTTGATGTTGAGACTACAAAATGA
- the lepA gene encoding translation elongation factor 4, translating to MKKIRNFCIIAHIDHGKSTLADRLLDFTGSVTEREKQDQLLDSMDLERERGITIKSHAIQMDYNYKGEDYVLNLIDTPGHVDFSYEVSRSIAACEGALLIVDAAQSIQAQTISNLYLALENDLEIIPVLNKVDLPSANPEEVTDDIVDLLGCKPEEVIPASAKTGLGIEDILTAIIERIPAPKGNVDEPLQALIFDSVYNPFRGVETYFRVINGSIKKGQNIKFIATGKNYFADEVGTLKLKQFPRQEIKAGDVGYVITGIKEAKEVKVGDTITDAKNPTTNAIGGFEDVKPMVFAGIYPVDTEDYEELRNSMEKLQLNDASLVFTPESSAALGFGFRCGFLGMLHMEIIQERLEREFDMTVITTVPNVSYFAYTRKHPDQAIVVNNPSDLPDPSGLDRVEEPFIKATIITKADFVGNVMSLCIEKRGQITNQTYLTTERVELSFDMPLAEIVFDFYDRLKTVSKGYASFDYHPIGMKTSKLVRVDILLNAQPVDALSALIHADNAQHIGKKMCEKLKELIPRQQFDIPIQAAIGAKIISRETIKALRKDVTAKCYGGDISRKRKLLEKQKKGKKRMRQVGNVEIPQQAFMAVLKLND from the coding sequence ATGAAAAAGATTAGAAACTTCTGCATTATTGCACATATAGATCACGGAAAAAGCACGTTAGCCGATAGGTTACTAGACTTTACTGGTTCTGTAACTGAGCGTGAAAAACAAGATCAGCTTTTAGACAGTATGGATCTTGAAAGAGAACGTGGTATTACTATAAAATCGCATGCCATTCAAATGGATTACAACTATAAAGGTGAAGATTATGTTCTAAATCTTATAGACACTCCTGGTCATGTAGATTTTTCGTATGAAGTGTCTAGGTCAATTGCTGCTTGTGAAGGTGCTCTACTAATTGTAGATGCAGCACAAAGTATTCAAGCGCAAACTATTTCTAACCTATATCTTGCATTAGAAAATGATTTAGAAATAATTCCTGTACTTAATAAAGTAGATTTACCAAGTGCTAACCCCGAAGAAGTTACGGACGACATTGTTGATTTACTTGGTTGTAAACCTGAAGAGGTAATTCCTGCCAGTGCAAAAACTGGATTAGGTATTGAAGATATTCTTACTGCCATTATAGAGCGAATTCCTGCTCCAAAAGGAAATGTTGACGAACCTCTACAGGCTTTAATTTTTGATTCGGTTTATAATCCATTTCGTGGTGTTGAAACTTATTTTAGAGTTATAAATGGTTCTATAAAAAAAGGACAAAACATTAAGTTCATTGCTACTGGTAAAAATTACTTTGCCGATGAGGTTGGTACTTTAAAACTCAAGCAATTTCCGAGACAAGAAATAAAAGCTGGTGATGTTGGCTATGTAATTACTGGAATTAAGGAAGCTAAAGAGGTTAAAGTTGGAGATACCATTACAGATGCTAAAAACCCAACAACAAATGCTATTGGAGGTTTTGAAGATGTAAAACCTATGGTTTTTGCTGGAATTTATCCTGTTGATACCGAAGATTATGAAGAGCTTCGTAACTCAATGGAGAAATTACAACTAAACGATGCGTCTTTGGTTTTCACACCTGAAAGTTCTGCTGCACTTGGTTTTGGTTTTCGTTGTGGTTTCTTAGGAATGCTTCACATGGAAATTATTCAAGAACGTTTAGAGCGTGAGTTTGATATGACCGTAATTACAACGGTTCCCAATGTGAGCTATTTTGCATACACAAGAAAGCATCCAGATCAAGCTATTGTAGTTAATAATCCATCCGATTTACCAGACCCTTCGGGCTTAGATCGAGTTGAAGAACCATTCATAAAAGCAACTATTATTACTAAAGCAGATTTTGTAGGTAATGTGATGTCTTTGTGTATTGAAAAAAGAGGTCAAATTACTAATCAAACATATTTAACAACCGAACGTGTTGAATTATCTTTTGATATGCCTTTAGCAGAAATTGTTTTTGATTTTTATGATCGTTTAAAAACGGTTTCAAAAGGGTATGCTTCTTTCGATTATCACCCAATTGGTATGAAAACCTCAAAATTGGTTCGTGTAGATATATTATTAAATGCGCAGCCAGTCGATGCGCTTTCAGCATTAATTCATGCGGATAATGCTCAGCATATTGGTAAAAAAATGTGTGAAAAATTGAAAGAGCTTATTCCACGTCAACAATTTGACATTCCTATACAAGCAGCAATCGGGGCAAAAATTATCTCAAGAGAAACCATCAAGGCACTTCGTAAAGATGTCACTGCAAAATGTTATGGTGGTGATATTTCGCGTAAACGAAAGTTATTAGAAAAGCAGAAAAAAGGTAAAAAACGTATGCGTCAAGTAGGAAATGTTGAAATACCTCAGCAAGCGTTTATGGCTGTTTTAAAGCTAAATGATTAA
- a CDS encoding outer membrane beta-barrel family protein, giving the protein MRIFYLILLFLSTTTIWSQTFTLSGSIIDKSNYPIAYSNILLLRSQDSSIVSGTTSDDNGKFIFNNIAPNTYILKASFISYIDNYSSITIAQDTQIPALVLEESIEALSEIELVYKKPTLKREVDRLVFNVEKTALSEGNLMEVLRNTPSVIVMNDAITVKGSEPTVYINDRKVHISSSEIVELLQGTSASNIKSVEVITNPPARYDAESGVVLNIIMTKNVISGYNGSAFSNVTQGVFPKTSYGMTNYFKGKNISFFANYNYGKRKVDRVDKETIDFSNNQFWNTNIDRNTWTETHNTNANFDWDINEKTTLSAATNMQFVPYYKRKTYSKTDILPNNPNDVSRFISNNISRDVKHNMGFNLDFVRRYENNSRLSFNSHYTNYDYRRKQGVTTDYFLRNGSFDNNNTFKTRSDQDTEIFTSQADYSLPISETSNFEIGAKFSDVTTSSEIKHYDIINGSPVKDQNKTDAFDYNEKVFAGYISFDESWEKWTLSTGLRVEQTNIEAKSESVTGNNDQNYLEWFPTANLGLQASEKLNIYVNYKRSISRPNYSYLNPFRYYLNDNTYVTGNPGLKPFFTDQYKLGFSINNMFVIETYYKKYKNNIFELPIQDNINNTLAYTSVNINYTEEIGFDFEANFNITQKWSTYFGTSFYKYQDNATFSGDTFSKGKWSNYTIFQNDFSFLKDNSLVANFTLTYIHKNVQALQVINSRLASDFSIRKTLFKGKGSLSLLVSDLFNQQDFYWTTRFADQNSTSDVNLDNRYIRLGFRYKFGNTKLSTNERTSSVEERERLSNNH; this is encoded by the coding sequence ATGAGGATTTTTTATTTAATATTACTTTTTTTAAGCACGACAACTATTTGGTCTCAAACATTTACGCTTTCAGGTAGTATTATTGATAAATCAAACTATCCAATTGCATATTCGAACATTTTACTTCTTAGATCGCAGGACTCGTCTATAGTTTCTGGCACAACATCAGACGATAACGGAAAGTTTATATTTAATAATATTGCGCCTAACACCTATATCTTAAAGGCGAGTTTCATAAGTTACATTGATAATTATTCTAGTATAACTATTGCTCAAGATACCCAAATCCCAGCACTTGTTCTAGAAGAATCTATTGAAGCGTTATCTGAAATAGAACTGGTTTATAAAAAGCCAACACTTAAACGCGAGGTTGATAGATTGGTATTTAATGTTGAAAAAACAGCCTTAAGTGAAGGGAATTTAATGGAGGTTTTGAGAAACACTCCGAGCGTTATTGTAATGAACGATGCAATTACAGTAAAAGGATCGGAGCCAACAGTATATATTAATGATAGAAAAGTACACATTTCGTCAAGTGAAATAGTAGAGTTGCTACAAGGCACATCCGCTTCTAATATTAAATCGGTTGAGGTTATTACAAATCCTCCAGCACGTTATGATGCTGAAAGTGGCGTAGTTTTAAATATTATAATGACTAAAAATGTGATTTCTGGTTATAACGGAAGTGCATTTAGTAATGTAACACAGGGTGTTTTTCCCAAAACCAGTTATGGAATGACCAATTATTTTAAAGGTAAAAACATTAGTTTTTTTGCAAACTATAATTATGGAAAAAGAAAAGTTGATCGTGTCGATAAAGAAACCATTGATTTTTCTAATAACCAATTTTGGAATACAAATATAGATAGAAATACTTGGACTGAAACCCACAATACCAATGCTAACTTTGATTGGGACATTAATGAAAAAACCACATTAAGTGCCGCTACAAATATGCAGTTTGTCCCATACTATAAAAGAAAAACCTACAGTAAAACAGATATTTTACCAAACAATCCAAATGATGTTTCGCGTTTTATTTCCAACAACATATCTAGAGATGTTAAGCATAATATGGGCTTTAATTTAGATTTTGTTCGTAGGTACGAGAATAATAGTAGATTGTCGTTTAACTCACATTACACCAATTACGATTATAGAAGGAAACAAGGTGTAACTACCGATTATTTTTTAAGGAACGGCTCGTTTGACAATAATAATACATTTAAAACCCGATCAGATCAAGACACGGAAATTTTTACATCACAAGCAGATTATTCTTTACCTATAAGCGAGACTTCAAACTTTGAGATTGGTGCAAAATTTAGTGATGTAACCACTAGCAGTGAAATAAAACATTACGATATAATAAATGGCTCGCCAGTTAAAGACCAAAACAAAACGGATGCGTTTGATTATAATGAAAAAGTTTTTGCTGGCTATATAAGCTTTGATGAAAGCTGGGAAAAATGGACCTTAAGCACTGGACTTAGAGTAGAGCAAACCAATATTGAAGCAAAATCTGAATCGGTAACAGGAAATAATGACCAAAACTATTTAGAGTGGTTCCCAACGGCAAATTTAGGACTTCAAGCTTCTGAAAAACTGAACATCTATGTTAATTATAAACGAAGCATTTCAAGACCTAATTACAGTTATTTAAATCCGTTTAGGTATTATTTAAACGATAACACTTATGTCACTGGAAACCCTGGGTTAAAACCTTTTTTCACCGACCAATACAAATTAGGGTTTTCTATAAACAATATGTTTGTAATAGAAACCTATTATAAAAAATACAAGAACAATATTTTTGAGTTACCAATTCAAGACAACATAAATAATACACTTGCGTATACATCAGTAAACATTAATTATACTGAAGAAATTGGATTTGATTTTGAAGCAAATTTTAACATCACACAAAAATGGAGCACTTACTTTGGCACATCATTTTATAAATATCAAGACAACGCGACATTTTCTGGGGACACATTTTCTAAAGGAAAATGGTCAAACTATACCATTTTTCAAAACGATTTTTCATTCTTAAAAGACAATAGCTTAGTTGCAAATTTCACTCTAACATATATTCACAAAAATGTTCAAGCGTTACAGGTAATTAATTCTAGACTTGCATCTGACTTTTCAATTAGAAAAACTCTTTTTAAAGGAAAAGGAAGTTTATCATTATTGGTTTCAGATTTGTTTAACCAACAAGATTTTTATTGGACTACAAGGTTTGCTGACCAAAATAGCACAAGCGATGTGAATCTAGATAACAGATACATTAGGCTTGGTTTTAGATACAAGTTTGGAAACACAAAACTTTCAACGAACGAGCGCACAAGTTCAGTAGAAGAAAGAGAAAGGCTTAGTAATAATCACTAA
- a CDS encoding M20/M25/M40 family metallo-hydrolase — protein sequence MKKILLLVLFLSLIGCKKEYTPENKIKEDVAFLADDKLEGRGTGTNGEKAAADYIAKRFKDLGLEGKGTNGYFQDFTFTPKTDPHSEAKFTTVNEDGSITGRNVLGFIDNNASQTVVIGAHYDHLGYGGEGSLDRSEEKAIHNGADDNASGVAVMLNLVSKLKETNTNNNYLFMAFSGEEMGLLGSNYFAKNATIPTDSINYMFNMDMVGRLKADSTLAVYGVGTSPYFKQVISSSNKDFKIIENESGVGPSDHTSFYLVDIPVLHFFTGQHEDYHKPGDDSEKLNYDGMNLISEYIFDIITDLDDNGKLAFRKTKNESEETPRFKVGLGVVPDYLYDGEGMRIDGVSEDKPAITAGLKKGDVIVKLGDSTITDMMSYMRALSVFEAGNTTKVTYKRDGKEATAEIKF from the coding sequence ATGAAAAAAATATTGCTATTGGTTCTTTTTTTATCGTTAATAGGATGCAAGAAAGAATACACACCAGAAAATAAAATTAAAGAAGACGTAGCTTTTTTAGCCGATGATAAATTAGAAGGACGAGGTACAGGTACAAATGGAGAGAAAGCAGCTGCAGATTATATTGCAAAGCGTTTTAAAGATTTAGGGCTTGAGGGTAAAGGCACAAATGGGTATTTTCAAGACTTTACGTTTACTCCAAAAACGGACCCACACTCCGAAGCAAAATTTACAACGGTAAATGAAGATGGCAGTATTACTGGAAGAAATGTTTTAGGATTTATTGATAATAATGCGTCACAAACCGTAGTTATAGGCGCGCATTATGATCACTTAGGTTACGGAGGAGAAGGTTCTTTAGATAGATCAGAAGAAAAAGCCATACATAATGGCGCAGATGACAATGCAAGTGGTGTTGCTGTTATGCTAAACTTAGTTAGCAAGCTTAAGGAAACAAACACAAATAACAACTATTTGTTTATGGCATTTTCAGGCGAAGAAATGGGGCTTTTAGGCTCTAATTACTTTGCAAAAAACGCAACGATACCAACAGATTCTATTAACTACATGTTTAATATGGATATGGTTGGTCGTTTAAAAGCAGATAGTACATTGGCTGTTTATGGTGTTGGTACGTCACCTTACTTTAAGCAAGTTATTAGTTCAAGCAATAAAGATTTTAAAATTATTGAAAACGAATCTGGTGTTGGTCCTTCAGATCACACATCGTTTTATTTAGTTGATATTCCTGTGTTACACTTTTTTACAGGACAACATGAAGATTATCATAAACCTGGAGATGATTCGGAGAAGTTGAATTATGACGGAATGAATTTAATATCAGAATACATTTTTGATATTATTACAGATTTAGACGATAATGGAAAATTAGCCTTTAGGAAAACCAAGAATGAAAGTGAGGAAACACCAAGGTTTAAAGTAGGTTTAGGTGTTGTGCCTGATTATTTATATGATGGTGAAGGTATGCGCATAGATGGAGTATCTGAAGATAAACCAGCGATAACAGCTGGACTTAAAAAAGGCGATGTTATAGTAAAGCTAGGTGACAGCACTATTACAGACATGATGAGTTATATGAGGGCTTTATCTGTATTTGAAGCAGGAAACACGACTAAGGTTACCTACAAGCGAGATGGTAAGGAAGCGACTGCTGAAATAAAGTTTTAG